One Falco naumanni isolate bFalNau1 chromosome 20 unlocalized genomic scaffold, bFalNau1.pat SUPER_20_unloc_1, whole genome shotgun sequence genomic window, ctAGAGACCTGCAggtgaagaactgcagctctCCTTTCTGGCCTCTCTGGAGGCACCAGAGTCTCTCTagggagctgggaaggagcgCTGGATCCCATGGGTACCAGAGGTTATggctctgttttcctttggggcGTTTCCGAAGGGCTCCCTGGACGGTTCAAACTGACGGTGGACTTGCAAACACAGGCCCAGGGGACCCTGCAGAACATGGGGGATCCCGCACACCAGCAATATTTAGTATCAGTAGATAGTTTTAGGACGTGGTGGGTCGTTGGGCAGAGAGCAGATGGCTCAGGGAGCTTGATGGGCTCATGGCTGCTTTTGAAGCCGTCAAAGGCTGGGTGAGCTAAGTCACCAAAGCTGTAGCATTCTCAGTGGATTATCACTCTTTTTTAGGATGTGGATGCTGCCTACATGAACAAAGTGGAGCTGGAGGCCAAGGTGGATGCGCTGACGGATGAAATTAACTTCCTGAGGTCTCTCTATGAAGCGGTAAGGTCCCTTCTGCttcttgcagctgctgcagtgtaGCACCACTAGTGGGTGAAGAACAGTGAATGGTGACCGAGACCATTAATGTGCTGTTACCAGAGATGAGAGGGGTGATGGAGACATGGAGTCTTCCCTTacataaggaaaaagaagcctGCAAGTAAAGTGTGTAACCTGTGAATAGTCGCAGTGATTTCTCTGTCTGGAACATGAGATGAATTTGCTGCCAATTTAGCCAGGACACGCATTATTTTTTTGATGCTGTTAGtatgaaaacaaggaaaaccagCGTATTGCAGCCAGTGCTGTAGTGCTGGTGTGTGCTgtgtgagagaaagaaaggaacgCTCCTTATCCCATACTCCTTCATCTTACCCACTGTTTGCAAGGTAAGAGATTGATTGAACAGGTCACATTGCATCCTTGGGTGAGGTGATGGAGTTTGGCCGTCTTGTTGTTGTGAAGCTGATGCTTAAGCTCCTTGGACTGGCATTTCGTGCTGTGTTCTTACCTCAGGAGTGAGGTAAACTAACCTTGCTGTCCAAACGTGGGTGGTGAGTAGctccatttctgctgctgtttgttacTTTGTGCTTTGCGAGGTTGATGGGATTCAGATGGTTTCCTACTAATTAATGATTGTTTTGACTGAATTCTTCTTACctgcctccctttcccttttcttcttggATTCTCTCTTTAATTGGCTTCCAGAAAAGGGTCCCTTAAAAGTCAGTGATTAATGGTATTGTTTTTAATTCGACTGGCAGGAGCTTCGTGAGCTGCAGGCCCAGATCTCTGACACCTCCGTGGTGCTGTCTATGGACAACAGCCGAAACCTGGACCTGGACGGCATCATCGCCGAGGTCAAAGCGCAGTACGAGGAGATCGCCAACCGGAGCCGGGCGGAGGCAGAGTCCTGGTACCAGAGCAAGGTGAGTTATGGGAGAGATAAAGGCAGTGACAGCTTCTGTTtttagccagaaaaaaacacgTTTATGGGAGAGATTTCAGCCAGCTGATTGACTGCCGGCCTGACCCCATCCTTTTCTCTTGCCCTGTTTTATGTCACAGTACGAGGCGCTGCAGGTCACTGCTGGGAAACACGGAGATGACCTGCGCAACGCAAAGAACGAGATCTCAGAGATAAACCGCATGATCCAGAGGCTGGAGGGTGAAATTGAAAACGTGAAGGCCCAGGTGAGGAGCTGcccttctgctgcagagcagtggatttagcagcagcagctgtgccaggggtcTGGGCGTAACACAACATCGGTAGAAACGTTTTGGGGGTGGCTGCCGTGCTCAACCCCGCGGCTGAGAGTTGTGAGCCACGGGATGCTGAcaggcagctgcacagctggTGAGAAGGAGCCCGCAGGCCACCCCGCAGCGCAGAAGGGGAGTGATGCAGAGCCGCTTCCAAAGGGCAAGGCTGCATGTGGTCCCCCTCCCAGCCACACACATTCCTTGTGCCCTCCTGCTTCTGGGAGCTTTGTCCACTCCCTTCTTGCAGAAAGGAACGCTGTGTTTGGGCGTATAAAAGAATTTTCCAGCTGTACGGgagttctgtttgctttctcccGGGGCTCTTATCGGTTTATCAAAAGGCTGGTGAAAGCCAGACCAGTGAGTGGTTGAGACCATGTTCGGGGCTGAAAACTGGCTGTGAATAACCAGGGTGCACAAAGCTGGAGATAAGCCAGCGTGATTCATGGGTTCATATTTATTTGGTTTCAGGGCAGGGAGGCTTCAACACACACTTACAAGCAAGGAGCTGACCCAGCGCAGCTTTCTTGAGTAATGAGTGTATAAAGCACAGGTTCGTTGTGAGCCCTTCCTGCCAAACATGGGGCTTTTGTGGAGGTGTAGGGGGCACAGCTGAGGGTGCATCGGACTGCCAGCTCGATGCGGCCCCACAGGGATGCTTTTGGGGTCAGTCTGCATTGTTTGGTAactgcagggctgctccagtCCAGGCTTGCCTCGCATCAAAGCTTGCTGGAGACCAGCTGGCTCTGAACAAGCTGTGGGGCAAAACAGGAGAGGAAACCTGAGCTTGCAGTAACCCTCAGTGTTGTGCCGTTGTGTGCGGCGTGGGTGGGCTGAGAAGCTAAGGAACACCTGAAGaaagtcttctgaaaatgtaGCCAGTGGAGAGAAATAGGGTCTGCTTTATGGAAGAACGTATCTTGGGGTGAGATGAGCTTCCTTTGTAGGCTGATCTCCATCCAGTGCCCCCAAAAATGTGTAGGCGTGAATTCCTAGGGATGTGAGTTGAGCAGATGGCTCCAGGGCTCTGCAGATACACAGGGATGGTCTGGCCAGTAGATGTCAGAAGTCCATGGGCAGTGGTGTGCTCCACCAAGGAGGTGAGATGCCCACTGACATACCCTGCTCCGTCCTTGCAGCGTGCCAAGCTGGAGGCGGCTATTGCTGAAGCCGAGGAACGTGGCGAGTTGGCTGTCAAAGATGCCAAGGCAAaactggaggagctggaggcagctctgcagaaggcGAAGCAGGACATGGCCCGGCAGCTGCGCGAGTACCAGGAGCTGATGAACGTCAAGCTGGCCCTGGACATCGAGATCGCGACCTACAGGAAGCTGCTGGAGGGCGAGGAGAGCAGGTGGGGGCAACTGGTGGGCTTTACGTGGGGAAGGGTCCAGCCCTTCGTTCCCTTTGCTTGGGGACACTGTGGGGGCCCAATTCCAGTTTCTGCAAGGAAATGCAGAAGAAGAAACGTTGCATTTGAAATTGAGTTTTGGTCTTGAAAATGCTTTGGCTGAAGAGGCAAATTCTGGGGAAAAATTTGATACTTACGGTGAAAATAGGCAAAGAGGAGCAAAGTTGTTTTCCATCATATATTCAGTACTGTGGCAGAGAATTTCCAAGTGGCTCAAATCCCCACGGAATTAGGACAGAGCTTCCACGCTCTTCCAGCTCCCCCCGGGTGATAACAGAGCTTGTAAATGTAGGGCCAGAACAAAGCGCTGGATGGCACACTTATCTTGTCTGAATTATTTATAACAGCAATAATAACTCACTGCCATTGTCTCCATCCCCAGCGCCGAGGCCCTGGGGGAGCACTGAGTAATGCCGAGTCTCAcccatccttttcctttctgcctttgtgtttttcttccccgACAGGTTGGCTGGTGATGGAGTTGGCAGCGTCAATATCTGTGAGTTGATTTTAGAATTTGTAACAGTTACACATAGGTAACGTGTGTGTTAAATACACCTATGGAAAATGcaggtgaggagcagctgggtcGGTGTGGTGGAGCCTCGCCGCGCCCTGCCTTAGCTCCTGCAGCCCAGTTAAGCCCCTTCTCAAGCAGGAGCCCCCCCGAGACAGAAGCTAATCGTGTGCTCTTGGCTCCGTGGTGGACTTCAGCTCGAACTCATCTGTTAGAAATTTAACTTGGGAGAATGTtgatctttctttcctcctgtttgtGGACAGAGAAAAAATGTACTAATGACAAAACGCCTTGCCTGAATTGGAGGTTGGCACAAAGGTGATGTTAGAGGGTGTCTTTCCAGCTTGGGAGGCACCGAGTGATCACCGTGCCTGGACActgggtgggtgctggtggctcGGGGAAGCTGTCTGCAGCTCTAAACCAGTTGGCTGCACTTTTCATCCACTTCATTGCTGCCGATAGCTGGTGAGCCGCGTGCCCACAGCCTCTTGGGTGCACCCAGAGATGAGCCGGGTGTGTTTATGATACGGGGTTCTCCGTGCTGCAGCTGGTCCTGAGCCAGAGCGAGTGACGGAGAAAGGGGATGGATTGCTCAGCCCCCACGTGCATCTGGCTCAGCACAGGGAATAAATGCTCTGGGCCAAAACGTGAAAGGGATTAGTGTCCCAGGCCCTGTGTTTTGCGGGAGATTGTAGAGAGTTTTCATCTGGTtgctgcaatttaaaaaagccGTTTTTGTGGGAGCGCCAAGCCGGGGTTGAAGTTTCCTGGTGCTCACGTTTCGTTTCCTCCTCTCTGTGCCACAGCTGTGGTCAGCTCCAGCGGTGGAGGTGGCTATTCCAGTTCCAGTGGACTCCTGGGAGGAGGAATCGGAGGAGGCCTCAGCCTGGGAGCAGGCATGGGCAGCGGGGCGCTCGGCTTCTCCTCTGGGGGTGGCTCCAAATCCTACACCGTCACCACAACCTCGTCCAGCAGGAGAAGCTTCAGGAAGTAACTACAGGCGTGGAGAGAGCAGCGGGGGTATCGGTTACGTGGGAGGAGGGaaaccttaaaaagaaaagtcgTGTTGCCTTTTATAGGACAAATTGGCTGCAACATTTCTGCAGTGATGAACGAATTGGAATAAGACACATCAGAGCACCTGACCCTGCCGTCTCATGCCTAAGGCTTGATCCTGCACTGTTGAACTTGGCGGGAGCCGTTCCGCTGAGAGCAGGTTCAAGCCTGTAGGGTGAAATTTATCCAGTGAAGCAGGCGGGATAACGCTTTTGTTACCTGTGTGCTTGGTACCCCCTGCTCAGGGCTGGATTTCACCCTTTGAAGGGCAAAGTAATCATGTGAGTGGCAAGCTATTCTGCATTtcttgctgtggttttgcaaAAGAGACCAGAAGATTATCTCCCTCTTAATATGGTTTGGAAGACTTTATTCCCTTAGGCTTCTCAGAGAAGGCCAACCCCTGTTAAGATTTCAgcctgggtttgttttcttaaagtatACCAAGAAGTAAACAGTGAAATTGTTCTGGGCctctcattttctttggaaatgggCTCAGAAGTGGAATTCAACGATTTTCCTCCAAACGAAGCTGGTTTCTCACCGAAAACAATGCAGAGAAATTTACTTGCAGGCTCTTTATAGGAAAGTAACTCATAAAGAAGCTCCCCCACCCATTCCCTCTCCTTAAGAGAAGCCCGAAGCTTAAGGGATACAAAGCTGCTTAAAATGATAAAGTAGCACATTAAAACAGGAGGTAACATTCCCCATCCTCGGGTGTCTCTGACTACCACCCTGTATTTTAAAGTGTGTCTGTGATAGTGTAGCGATACCTGGTGTCTGTACTACAGTGAGGAAAAAGCGTGTTTTGTTGATGCATCATTACAATAACCACTTGTTCCTGCCAAAATGTGTCTTCAACTTAAACATGCCAGGGAAATAGTTAGGTCGTTACTGCAGTAGGAAGAATTGTTAGATAAATAACTCCAAGAAACTGCGCAGAATTGTCGCGTCGCGTGCTCAGCCATGTCCTAGCAGTGTATCTTTGGTTGACTTTTTATGCCTTTGTGGTCTGAGAGTTTGTCATGAGGCCGTTAATAAAGTTTCCCTATTGCATGCTGCTTCAGTCCCAGCGGAGTTCCTTGTCTGTGCTGCCCAGGACAAAATCCCAATGTCACCCACCCCTTTCCTGCTGCGTCCCCCGGAGCAGTGCCACGCTCTGCTCAGGGTCAGGGGTCAGGGTTTGCTGCCTGCAGTCTCGTTCCTGGGTGAGTGGTACCTTGCCTGCTCTGCACCGTCTGGGCAGTGGCGGGACGGGACTGGTTTTGTTCCAGCACTTTGCCTGAGCCCAGCTCCTGATCAGGGCTGAAACCAGTCCCTCTCTGAGCACCATCTCCCCTCAAGGAGAGGAGCTACGCGCTGGAGGAGCCACCTCTCCTGCAGATGGCCAAAACTCGGAGAGGTGAAACTGAGCCTTCCTGCGTGGAGACGACTCATTCCTGCTCCTTTTGGGATGCTGTGGGGTAAGAAGGGCTCACCCCACGGGTGGTTTGTGCTTGCTCCCACCCCCCAGATGTGTGGCGAGCCCTgcggggagctgctgccacagaGGGCATCAccgcagcggggctggggccaggcagaGCTTTTGTAGCCACTGAGAAAAGCTCTTCCCTCCAGGATGAGGATGGCATCCCTGAAGGATGCTTCACCT contains:
- the LOC121081821 gene encoding keratin, type II cytoskeletal cochleal produces the protein MSRSVSFSSRSAAIPGISQVRLSTVSSTRGLGGGASLGRAGGFGSSSLYNLGSNKQISHVGTTYYSVPAGTSYRSMGFGGTLSPTGIQEVTINQSLLTPLNLEIDPNIQRVRKEEKEQIKTLNNRFASFIDKVRFLEQQNKMLETKWTLLQDQKTTRSNIAPMFETYINNLRRQLDGLLNDKGRLEGELKNMQDLVEDFKTKYEDEINKRTAAENDFVVLKKDVDAAYMNKVELEAKVDALTDEINFLRSLYEAELRELQAQISDTSVVLSMDNSRNLDLDGIIAEVKAQYEEIANRSRAEAESWYQSKYEALQVTAGKHGDDLRNAKNEISEINRMIQRLEGEIENVKAQRAKLEAAIAEAEERGELAVKDAKAKLEELEAALQKAKQDMARQLREYQELMNVKLALDIEIATYRKLLEGEESRLAGDGVGSVNISVVSSSGGGGYSSSSGLLGGGIGGGLSLGAGMGSGALGFSSGGGSKSYTVTTTSSSRRSFRK